The genomic stretch CTACAGACTGTCCGTCGAAGGGATTTGCAGCTACCAAATAATTCCCCCCAGTACCAAGTATATTGACCCCCTTAGCCGACTATAATTACAGACATAGTGTTGTAACTTATTGAGTTCAATATTTTCCATTACCAAATATACATTGTCAGACTCCACCGTGACAACTAGAATATCTGCTCAAGATTCTCTCGAACCCGTCCCGTTGGCGACAGCTGGGTTCTTTCGGGCGCTACGGCAGCGGTTTCCTCCCGTCCGCAAAAAATGAATCGTCGCGCAGCCGATGTTTCAGTCCCGTATCACGCTCAAAGGCCCACGTTGATTGTTTTCGTCTGCTGGTAGTGTTCGAGCGTTGTCTCGGCCAGTTCACGTCCGATCCCCGACTGCTTGTAGCCGCCGAAGGGAAGCCCGGACGGGACGTCGTGATGCTGATTAATCCACACGTACCCGGCCTCGATATCGCGCGCCGCTTGGTACGCTTCGTCGATGTCTTGGGTGACAACGCTCGCAGAGAGTCCGTAGTCAACGTCGTTCACTAGGGCCATCATTTCGTCGTATTCGGTCCAAGTGAACGTTTCGAGCACCGGACCAAAGATCTCCTCCTGTACGGCCGGATTGTCGTGCGGCACGTTGCCAATCACGGTAGGCTCGACGAAGCTCCCCGCGGACACTGCCTGTCCAGAGGGGTACGATCCGCCCGTCATGAGCTCTCCCCCTCCTTCGATCGCAGTCTCGACGTACTCGAGCGTCTTTTTGACCTCGCTGTCACTAATCTGTGGCCCAATGTCGGTCCCTTCTGACAGAGGGTCTCCGACCGTGAGATCCTCGACGGTCTCGACGAACTGATTGAGGAATTCCTCAGCGATTTCATCGTGTACGAACAGCCGAGAACCGGCGGTACAGCATTCGCCTGCGTTCGCGAAAATTGCGAATTTCACCACGTCGATGGCCTTGTCTATGTCTGCGTCTGGGAAGACGACGACCGGACTTTTCCCTCCGAGTTCAAGGGTCACGTCGACGACATTGTCGGCTGCGTTCCGCATGATTTCCTTGCCAACCGCCGTCGAACCAGTAAAAGCGAGTTTGCGAACGTCGGAGTGTTGGGTCAGCGCGGCCCCGGCCTCTCTACCGTCACCCGGGACGACGTTAACCACGCCGTCGGGTACGACATCGTCGACGAGTTCCATGAGCCGCAGGATCGACAGCGGCGTCTGCTCTGCGGGCTTCAGGACGCAGCAGTTCCCTGCTGCAAGCGCGGGTGCCAGTTTCCACGACGCCATGGACAGCGGGAAGTTCCACGGGATGATCTGGCCGACGACGCCGTACGGCTCTCGGATCGTGTAACCCATCCGCTGGTCGTCCGACAGGACAGCGCCGGTGTCCGACTGTACGATGCCTGCGAAATACCGGAACTGGTCGATGACCGTCCGCATGTCCGCTCGGGACTCTACGAGAGGTTTCCCATTGTCCAGCGTCTCGAGCGTTGCGAGATCCTCTAGATTGGCCTCTACGCGGTCTGCAATCTCGAGCAGGACGTCTTGTCTGTCCTCGGCTGTCGTTGACCCCCACTCGCCATCGTACGCCTCCCAAGCCGCTTTCACGGCTCTGTCGATGTCGTCGGCGTCAGCAGCCGATACCTCTGTCAGACGTTCCCCAGTCGTCGGATCGACCGCCTCTAGCGACGATGCTCCTCCGGTGACC from Haloferax sp. Atlit-12N encodes the following:
- a CDS encoding aldehyde dehydrogenase; its protein translation is MCAKHTDTAETEEVVARHRDVASEVLPDHTDLYIGGEWVTGGASSLEAVDPTTGERLTEVSAADADDIDRAVKAAWEAYDGEWGSTTAEDRQDVLLEIADRVEANLEDLATLETLDNGKPLVESRADMRTVIDQFRYFAGIVQSDTGAVLSDDQRMGYTIREPYGVVGQIIPWNFPLSMASWKLAPALAAGNCCVLKPAEQTPLSILRLMELVDDVVPDGVVNVVPGDGREAGAALTQHSDVRKLAFTGSTAVGKEIMRNAADNVVDVTLELGGKSPVVVFPDADIDKAIDVVKFAIFANAGECCTAGSRLFVHDEIAEEFLNQFVETVEDLTVGDPLSEGTDIGPQISDSEVKKTLEYVETAIEGGGELMTGGSYPSGQAVSAGSFVEPTVIGNVPHDNPAVQEEIFGPVLETFTWTEYDEMMALVNDVDYGLSASVVTQDIDEAYQAARDIEAGYVWINQHHDVPSGLPFGGYKQSGIGRELAETTLEHYQQTKTINVGL